A single genomic interval of Bradyrhizobium sp. AZCC 1693 harbors:
- a CDS encoding RNA pyrophosphohydrolase yields the protein MSDKPYRPNVGIALFNASGEVLIGHRFRDDGPEIILPGLEWQMPQGGIDAGENPRDAVMRELWEETGAVSAEYLGETDWIKYEFPPYHGPSTHRLAQFRGQRQKWFALRFTGRDDEIDPLTPRNGQPAEFDSWRWERLDRVADLVVPFRRDVYRMVARHFAEFTR from the coding sequence ATGTCCGACAAACCCTATCGGCCCAATGTGGGCATTGCGCTGTTCAACGCCTCCGGCGAGGTGCTGATCGGGCATCGCTTCCGGGACGATGGACCGGAAATCATTCTTCCCGGCCTCGAATGGCAGATGCCGCAGGGCGGCATCGACGCCGGCGAGAACCCGCGCGATGCCGTCATGCGCGAACTCTGGGAGGAGACCGGGGCGGTCAGCGCCGAATATCTCGGCGAGACCGATTGGATAAAATATGAATTCCCGCCCTATCACGGACCGTCCACGCATCGCCTCGCCCAATTCCGCGGCCAGCGGCAGAAATGGTTCGCGCTACGGTTCACCGGCCGCGACGACGAGATTGACCCGCTGACGCCGCGCAACGGCCAGCCGGCCGAATTCGATTCCTGGCGCTGGGAGCGGCTCGACCGCGTCGCCGACTTGGTCGTGCCGTTCCGGCGCGACGTCTATCGGATGGTGGCGCGGCATTTTGCAGAATTCACCCGCTAG
- a CDS encoding Hsp20 family protein, whose translation MRTFDFSPLWRSTIGFDHLADLLDSSLRQSADDNYPPYNVERCGEDAYRISLAVAGFGMDDITVTAERDTLIIEGKKPDAEQREYLYHGIAARPFRRVFSLADYVQVKQASFKDGLLIVDLVREVPDSMKPRRIPIGSAGASLQIEQKAA comes from the coding sequence ATGAGGACCTTTGACTTCTCGCCTTTGTGGCGCTCGACGATCGGTTTCGATCATCTGGCGGACCTGCTCGACAGCAGTTTGCGGCAGTCCGCCGACGACAATTATCCGCCCTACAATGTCGAACGTTGCGGCGAAGACGCTTATCGGATTTCGCTCGCTGTTGCTGGCTTCGGCATGGACGACATTACCGTGACCGCAGAACGGGACACGCTGATCATCGAGGGTAAGAAGCCCGACGCCGAACAACGCGAGTACCTGTATCACGGCATCGCGGCCCGGCCGTTCCGCCGGGTGTTCAGCCTTGCCGACTATGTTCAGGTCAAGCAGGCCTCGTTCAAGGACGGCCTGCTGATCGTCGATCTGGTTCGCGAAGTGCCTGACTCGATGAAGCCGCGGCGTATCCCGATCGGAAGCGCCGGCGCTTCCCTCCAGATCGAACAGAAGGCGGCCTAA
- a CDS encoding Hsp20/alpha crystallin family protein, translated as MAIRDLIPWSRNQELAPSRGSFDPFFTLHREMNRLFDDVFRGFGAPARFGSPLMEGRFGWPSIELKENDKELTVSAELPGLTEKDVQVEIANGVLTLRGEKKSERTDNGGRYFSERYYGSFERQIPLDGVEEDKAEAKFHDGVLTITLPKSEQARSAVKRIPISSQ; from the coding sequence ATGGCTATTCGTGATCTGATTCCATGGTCGAGAAACCAGGAGCTTGCGCCTTCGCGCGGCAGCTTCGATCCCTTCTTCACCCTGCACCGGGAGATGAATCGGCTGTTCGACGATGTCTTCCGCGGATTCGGGGCGCCCGCGCGCTTCGGCAGTCCGCTGATGGAAGGCCGCTTCGGATGGCCGAGCATCGAGCTCAAGGAAAACGACAAGGAACTGACCGTTTCGGCTGAGCTGCCCGGTCTGACGGAAAAAGACGTTCAGGTCGAGATCGCCAACGGCGTTCTGACCCTGCGCGGCGAGAAGAAGTCCGAGCGAACCGATAATGGCGGCAGATACTTCTCCGAGCGCTACTACGGTTCGTTCGAGCGGCAGATTCCGCTCGACGGGGTCGAGGAAGACAAGGCCGAAGCCAAATTCCATGACGGCGTCTTGACGATCACGCTGCCGAAATCCGAACAGGCCCGTTCGGCCGTCAAACGCATCCCCATCAGCAGCCAATGA
- a CDS encoding F0F1 ATP synthase subunit epsilon gives MATFHFDLVSPEKLAFSGEVDQVDVPGLEGDFGVLAGHAPVVAAIRPGILTISTGGAHQKVIVLGGLAEVSDNRLTVLADVATSIQDVDRAQFAETIAEMEAKLAEKEGDELDHAIERLDHFKSIQHELSATAMH, from the coding sequence ATGGCTACCTTCCACTTCGATCTCGTCTCTCCCGAAAAGCTCGCCTTCTCCGGCGAAGTCGATCAGGTTGACGTTCCCGGCCTGGAAGGCGATTTCGGCGTGCTCGCCGGACACGCGCCGGTCGTAGCTGCGATCCGCCCGGGCATCCTGACCATCAGCACGGGTGGCGCGCACCAGAAGGTCATCGTGCTCGGTGGCCTTGCCGAAGTGTCGGACAATCGCCTCACCGTGCTCGCCGACGTCGCCACCTCGATACAGGATGTCGATCGGGCGCAGTTCGCCGAGACGATTGCCGAGATGGAAGCCAAGCTCGCCGAGAAGGAAGGGGACGAGCTCGATCACGCCATCGAGCGGCTCGATCACTTCAAGAGCATCCAGCACGAGCTTAGTGCGACCGCTATGCACTAA
- the atpD gene encoding F0F1 ATP synthase subunit beta, giving the protein MATPANQTGRITQVIGAVVDVQFEGYLPAILNAIETKNGANRLVLEVAQHLGESTVRTIAMDTTEGLVRGQEVTDTGNPIMVPVGAGTLGRIINVIGEPIDEAGPVASEGMRAIHQEAPTYTDQSTEAEILVTGIKVVDLLAPYAKGGKIGLFGGAGVGKTVLIQELINNVAKAHGGYSVFAGVGERTREGNDLYHEFIESKVNADPKNPDPSVKSKCALVFGQMNEPPGARARVGLTGLTVAEHFRDQGQDVLFFVDNIFRFTQAGSEVSALLGRIPSAVGYQPTLATDMGALQERITTTHKGSITSVQAIYVPADDLTDPAPATSFAHLDATTVLNRAISEKGIYPAVDPLDSTSRMLSPLVVGEDHYNTARMVQQVLQKYKSLQDIIAILGMDELSEEDKIAVARARKIERFLSQPFHVAEVFTGSPGKFVDLADTIKGFRAICEGKYDHLPEAAFYMVGTIEEAVEKGKKLAAEAA; this is encoded by the coding sequence ATGGCCACACCCGCCAACCAGACCGGACGCATCACGCAGGTCATCGGCGCCGTCGTCGACGTGCAGTTCGAGGGATATCTGCCCGCCATTCTGAACGCGATCGAGACCAAGAACGGCGCCAACCGTCTGGTGCTCGAAGTGGCGCAGCATCTCGGCGAATCCACAGTGCGTACCATCGCGATGGACACCACCGAGGGTCTGGTTCGCGGTCAGGAAGTCACCGATACCGGCAACCCGATCATGGTGCCGGTCGGCGCCGGCACGCTCGGCCGCATCATCAACGTCATTGGCGAGCCCATCGATGAAGCCGGTCCCGTGGCTTCGGAAGGCATGCGCGCGATCCATCAGGAAGCGCCGACCTATACCGACCAGTCCACCGAGGCTGAAATTCTCGTCACCGGCATCAAGGTTGTCGACCTGCTGGCGCCCTACGCCAAGGGCGGCAAGATCGGCCTGTTTGGCGGCGCCGGCGTCGGCAAGACCGTGCTGATTCAGGAGCTGATCAACAACGTCGCCAAGGCCCATGGTGGTTACTCGGTGTTCGCCGGCGTCGGCGAGCGTACCCGCGAAGGCAACGACCTCTATCACGAGTTCATCGAATCCAAGGTCAACGCCGATCCGAAGAATCCCGATCCGAGCGTCAAGTCCAAATGCGCGCTGGTGTTCGGCCAGATGAACGAACCTCCGGGCGCCCGCGCCCGCGTCGGCCTTACCGGCCTGACGGTCGCCGAGCACTTCCGCGACCAGGGCCAGGACGTGCTGTTCTTCGTCGACAACATCTTCCGCTTCACGCAGGCCGGCTCCGAAGTGTCGGCGCTGTTGGGCCGTATTCCTTCGGCCGTGGGCTATCAGCCGACGCTTGCCACCGACATGGGCGCGCTGCAGGAGCGCATCACCACGACGCACAAGGGCTCGATCACTTCGGTGCAGGCGATCTACGTGCCGGCCGACGACTTGACCGACCCGGCGCCCGCCACCTCGTTCGCCCATCTGGACGCCACCACGGTGTTGAACCGCGCGATCTCGGAAAAGGGCATCTATCCGGCGGTGGACCCGCTCGACTCGACCTCGCGCATGCTCTCCCCGCTCGTCGTCGGCGAGGATCACTACAACACCGCGCGCATGGTTCAGCAGGTGCTGCAGAAGTACAAGTCGCTGCAGGACATCATCGCCATTCTCGGCATGGACGAACTATCGGAAGAGGACAAGATCGCCGTGGCCCGCGCCCGCAAGATCGAGCGCTTCCTGTCGCAGCCGTTCCACGTCGCTGAAGTCTTCACCGGCTCGCCCGGCAAGTTCGTCGATCTCGCCGACACCATCAAGGGCTTCCGCGCGATCTGCGAAGGCAAGTACGATCACCTGCCGGAAGCCGCCTTCTATATGGTCGGCACCATCGAAGAAGCCGTCGAGAAGGGCAAGAAGCTGGCTGCTGAAGCAGCCTAA
- a CDS encoding F0F1 ATP synthase subunit gamma codes for MASLKDMRVRIASTKATQKITKAMQMVAASKLRRAQTAAEAARPYAEKMDAVISNIASAAAASPGAPALLAGTGRDQVHLLLVCTGERGLSGAFNSSIVRLARERAQSLIGQGKEVKIFCVGRKGYEQLRRTFEKNIVEHVDLRSVRQLGFVNAEDIAKKILARFEAGEFDVCTLFYSRFKSVISQIPTAQQVIPLVVEAPAANAGPATSYEYEPEEDEILTRLLPRNLAVQIFRALLENNASFYGAQMSAMDNATRNAGDMIRKQTLIYNRTRQAMITKELIEIISGAEAM; via the coding sequence ATGGCTTCACTTAAAGATATGCGGGTCCGCATCGCCTCGACCAAGGCGACGCAGAAGATCACCAAGGCGATGCAGATGGTTGCGGCTTCAAAGCTGCGCCGTGCGCAGACCGCTGCCGAAGCGGCGCGGCCCTATGCCGAGAAGATGGACGCGGTGATCTCCAATATCGCCAGCGCCGCAGCCGCTTCGCCCGGCGCCCCGGCGCTGCTGGCCGGCACCGGCAGGGATCAGGTGCATCTGCTGCTGGTCTGCACCGGCGAGCGCGGCCTGTCCGGCGCCTTCAATTCGTCGATCGTGCGTTTGGCCCGTGAACGCGCGCAGTCGCTGATCGGCCAGGGCAAAGAGGTCAAGATTTTCTGCGTCGGCCGCAAGGGTTACGAGCAGCTCCGCCGCACCTTCGAGAAGAACATCGTCGAGCACGTCGACCTGCGCTCGGTTCGCCAGCTCGGATTCGTCAATGCCGAAGACATTGCCAAAAAGATTCTGGCGCGCTTCGAGGCCGGCGAGTTCGACGTCTGCACGCTGTTCTATTCGCGCTTCAAGTCCGTGATCTCGCAGATCCCGACCGCCCAGCAGGTTATTCCGCTGGTAGTGGAAGCGCCGGCAGCGAATGCCGGGCCGGCCACGTCCTACGAATACGAGCCGGAAGAAGACGAGATCCTGACGCGCCTGCTGCCGCGCAATCTCGCGGTGCAGATCTTCCGCGCATTGCTGGAAAACAACGCCTCGTTCTACGGCGCGCAGATGAGCGCGATGGACAATGCCACCCGTAACGCCGGCGACATGATCCGCAAGCAGACTTTGATCTACAACCGAACCCGTCAGGCCATGATCACCAAGGAGCTGATTGAAATCATCTCCGGCGCCGAGGCGATGTAA
- the atpA gene encoding F0F1 ATP synthase subunit alpha, with protein MDIRAAEISAILKDQIKNFGQEAEVTEVGQVLSVGDGIARVYGLDNVQAGEMVEFENGTRGMALNLETDNVGIVIFGADREIKEGQTVKRTRAIVDTPVGKGLLGRVVDALGNPIDGKGPIQADKRMRIDVKAPGIIPRKSVNEPMATGLKAIDALIPIGRGQRELIIGDRQTGKTAIALDTILNQKPLNAQPDENIKLYCVYVAIGQKRSTVAQFVKVLEEQGALEYSIVVAATASDPAPMQYIAPFTGCTMGEYFRDNGMHAVIIYDDLSKQAVAYRQMSLLLRRPPGREAYPGDVFYLHSRLLERAAKLSKDHGSGSLTALPVIETQANDVSAYIPTNVISITDGQIFLETDLFFQGIRPAVNVGLSVSRVGSSAQTKAMKKVAGKIKGELAQYREMAAFAQFGSDLDASTQRLLNRGSRLTELLKQPQFSPLKMEEQVCVIWAGTNGYLDPLPVDKVRGFEDGLLSLLRGKNVEILNGIRDSRDLSDDLAGKLKSVVEGYAKTFA; from the coding sequence ATGGACATCCGCGCCGCGGAAATTTCCGCGATCCTCAAGGACCAGATCAAGAATTTCGGCCAGGAGGCTGAGGTTACCGAAGTCGGACAGGTGCTGTCCGTCGGTGACGGTATCGCCCGCGTCTATGGTCTGGATAACGTCCAGGCCGGTGAAATGGTCGAGTTCGAGAACGGCACGCGCGGCATGGCGCTGAACCTCGAGACCGACAACGTCGGTATCGTGATCTTCGGCGCCGACCGCGAGATCAAGGAAGGCCAGACCGTCAAGCGCACCCGCGCCATCGTGGATACGCCGGTCGGCAAGGGCCTGCTCGGCCGCGTGGTCGACGCGCTCGGCAATCCCATCGACGGCAAGGGTCCGATCCAGGCCGACAAGCGCATGCGCATCGACGTCAAGGCACCCGGCATCATTCCGCGCAAATCGGTCAACGAGCCGATGGCGACCGGCCTCAAGGCGATCGATGCGTTGATCCCGATCGGCCGCGGCCAGCGCGAGCTGATCATTGGCGACCGCCAGACCGGCAAGACCGCGATCGCGCTCGACACCATCCTGAACCAGAAGCCGCTCAACGCGCAGCCGGACGAGAACATCAAGCTGTATTGCGTCTATGTCGCGATCGGCCAGAAGCGTTCGACCGTCGCCCAGTTCGTGAAGGTGCTCGAAGAGCAGGGCGCGCTGGAATATTCGATCGTCGTCGCCGCCACCGCGTCGGATCCGGCGCCGATGCAGTACATCGCGCCGTTCACCGGCTGCACCATGGGCGAGTACTTCCGCGACAACGGCATGCACGCCGTCATCATCTATGACGATTTGTCCAAGCAGGCCGTCGCCTACCGCCAGATGTCGCTCTTGCTGCGCCGCCCGCCGGGCCGCGAAGCCTATCCCGGCGACGTGTTCTATCTGCACTCCCGCCTGCTCGAGCGCGCCGCGAAGCTCAGCAAGGACCATGGTTCGGGCTCGCTCACCGCGCTGCCTGTCATCGAAACCCAGGCCAACGACGTGTCGGCCTACATCCCGACCAACGTGATTTCGATTACCGACGGGCAGATCTTCCTGGAAACCGATCTGTTCTTCCAGGGTATCCGCCCGGCGGTCAACGTCGGTTTGTCGGTGTCGCGCGTCGGATCCTCGGCGCAGACCAAGGCGATGAAAAAGGTCGCCGGCAAGATCAAGGGTGAGCTCGCGCAGTACCGCGAAATGGCAGCGTTCGCGCAGTTCGGCTCCGATCTCGACGCCTCGACCCAGCGCCTGCTCAACCGCGGCTCGCGTCTGACCGAACTTCTGAAGCAGCCGCAGTTCTCGCCGCTGAAGATGGAAGAGCAGGTCTGCGTGATCTGGGCCGGCACCAACGGCTACCTCGATCCGCTACCGGTCGACAAGGTACGCGGGTTCGAGGACGGTCTGCTGTCGCTGCTGCGCGGCAAGAACGTCGAGATTCTCAACGGCATCCGTGACAGTCGCGACCTCTCCGACGATCTCGCCGGCAAGCTGAAGAGCGTGGTCGAAGGTTACGCCAAGACGTTTGCTTGA
- a CDS encoding F0F1 ATP synthase subunit delta: MAAEDPSVSGVSGRYATALFELARDEKSVDAVRADLDRFEAMLSESADLKRLVRSPVFSSDAQAKALNAVLDKAGITGTSAKFLKVLTANRRLFAVTDVIRAFRALVAKYKGEATADVTVAEQLNEKNLDALKTALKSVTGKDVALNVKVDPSIIGGLVVKLGSRMVDSSLRTKLNSIKHAMKEAG; the protein is encoded by the coding sequence GTGGCTGCTGAAGATCCGTCCGTTTCGGGAGTGTCCGGCCGTTATGCTACGGCCTTGTTCGAGTTGGCGCGCGACGAGAAATCCGTCGACGCCGTCAGGGCCGATCTCGATAGATTCGAGGCCATGCTGAGCGAAAGCGCCGATCTGAAGCGCCTCGTTCGCAGCCCGGTTTTCTCGTCCGACGCGCAGGCGAAGGCGCTGAATGCCGTGCTCGACAAGGCCGGAATTACCGGCACCTCCGCCAAATTCCTCAAAGTCCTCACCGCCAATCGCCGGCTGTTCGCCGTCACTGACGTGATCCGCGCCTTCCGCGCGCTGGTGGCGAAGTACAAGGGCGAGGCGACCGCCGACGTCACCGTCGCCGAACAGCTCAATGAAAAGAATCTCGACGCGCTGAAGACCGCACTGAAATCGGTGACGGGCAAGGACGTCGCGCTCAACGTGAAAGTCGATCCCTCCATCATTGGCGGCCTTGTGGTCAAGCTCGGCAGCCGCATGGTGGATAGTTCGCTTCGCACCAAACTCAATTCGATCAAGCACGCGATGAAAGAGGCAGGCTGA
- a CDS encoding primosomal protein N' → MDHATRETTSSASATRVVDVLVPVALNQNYSYRVPRGMALKPGDVVCVPLGPREVVAVVWAENANPDPRLHNRLKDVSEKLDVPPLKEELRSLVDWVANYTLSARGMVLRMALRMGENLGPERMRLGVRLVGEPPRRLTPARRRLIEVLSDGLLHGKSEAAREAGVSGGVVDGLVDEGTLAVEAMPPPLAPPAPDPSFAQPEFSPQQRTAVDAMRALAANGSFHVALLDGVTGSGKTEVYFEAIAEVIRRAKQTLILMPEIALTGQFLDRFAQRFGVRPIEWHSELTPRTRQRNWAAISAGEAPVVVGARSALFLPYADLGLIIVDEEHDQAYKQDDGAHYHARDMAVVRAHIAKIPIVLASATPSVETEVNARKGRYQRVALPSRFGGQHMPHIEAIDLRRAQPARGRFISPPLAEQIQFAIEKREQALLFLNRRGYAPLTLCRACGHRFACTICDAWLVDHRFRQRLVCHHCGFSMSRPNICPHCQAEESLVAVGPGVERLQEEAAALFPNARTMVLSSDLITSIETMRSELNEIAEGRVDIIVGTQLVAKGHNFPRLNLVGVVDADLGLGNGDPRAAERTFQLLNQVIGRAGREQGRGVGYLQTHQPEHPVMKALVASDREAFYASEIEARERAGYPPFGRLASLIISAGDRPTAEGFARRLAAVAPIDERIQVLGPAEAPLAVIKGRYRFRLLVKSLRNVDLSEYLREWLAAGPKTKGNLKLEVDVDPQSFL, encoded by the coding sequence ATGGACCACGCCACCCGCGAAACCACCTCATCCGCATCGGCGACCCGTGTCGTCGACGTGCTGGTGCCGGTCGCGCTCAATCAGAATTATTCCTACCGCGTGCCGCGCGGCATGGCGCTGAAGCCCGGCGACGTCGTCTGCGTGCCGCTCGGTCCGCGTGAAGTGGTGGCGGTGGTGTGGGCGGAGAACGCCAATCCCGATCCGCGCCTGCATAATCGCCTGAAGGATGTCAGTGAAAAGCTCGACGTGCCGCCGCTGAAGGAGGAACTGCGCAGCCTGGTCGATTGGGTCGCCAACTACACGCTCTCCGCCCGCGGCATGGTGCTGCGCATGGCCTTGCGGATGGGCGAAAATCTCGGACCTGAGCGGATGCGGCTTGGCGTGCGGCTGGTCGGCGAGCCGCCACGGCGTTTGACGCCGGCGCGGCGGCGGCTGATCGAGGTGCTGTCGGACGGCCTGCTGCACGGCAAGTCCGAAGCCGCGCGGGAAGCCGGCGTCAGCGGCGGCGTGGTTGACGGCCTGGTCGATGAGGGCACGCTCGCCGTCGAGGCGATGCCGCCGCCCTTGGCGCCGCCCGCGCCCGATCCGTCCTTCGCGCAGCCGGAGTTTTCTCCCCAGCAACGCACGGCGGTCGACGCGATGCGCGCACTCGCGGCCAATGGCTCCTTCCATGTCGCGCTGCTCGACGGCGTCACTGGTTCGGGCAAGACCGAGGTTTATTTCGAGGCGATTGCGGAAGTCATCCGGCGGGCTAAGCAGACGCTGATCCTGATGCCGGAGATCGCGCTGACCGGACAATTCCTCGACCGCTTTGCCCAGCGCTTCGGCGTACGTCCGATCGAGTGGCATTCCGAACTGACGCCGCGCACCCGGCAGCGCAATTGGGCGGCGATATCGGCGGGCGAGGCGCCGGTCGTGGTCGGCGCGCGCTCGGCGCTGTTTCTGCCCTATGCGGATCTGGGCCTCATCATCGTCGATGAAGAGCACGACCAGGCCTACAAGCAGGACGACGGCGCGCATTACCACGCCCGCGACATGGCGGTGGTGCGCGCGCATATCGCCAAAATTCCGATCGTGCTGGCGTCCGCGACGCCGTCGGTCGAAACCGAGGTCAATGCGCGCAAGGGCCGCTATCAGCGCGTCGCGCTGCCGTCGCGCTTCGGCGGCCAGCACATGCCGCATATCGAGGCGATCGATCTGCGCCGCGCACAGCCAGCCCGCGGCCGCTTCATCTCGCCGCCGCTGGCCGAACAGATTCAGTTCGCGATCGAGAAGCGCGAGCAGGCGCTGTTGTTTCTCAACCGCCGCGGCTATGCGCCGCTGACGCTATGCCGCGCCTGCGGCCATCGCTTTGCCTGCACCATCTGCGACGCCTGGCTGGTGGATCACAGATTTCGCCAGCGTCTGGTCTGTCACCATTGCGGCTTCTCGATGTCGCGGCCGAACATCTGCCCGCATTGCCAGGCCGAGGAATCGCTGGTCGCGGTCGGCCCCGGCGTCGAGCGCCTGCAGGAAGAGGCGGCCGCGCTGTTTCCGAATGCGCGCACCATGGTGCTGTCGAGCGATCTCATCACCTCGATCGAGACCATGCGCAGCGAGCTGAACGAAATCGCGGAAGGCCGCGTCGACATCATCGTCGGCACGCAACTGGTGGCCAAGGGCCATAATTTTCCGCGGCTCAATCTGGTCGGCGTGGTCGACGCGGATTTGGGCCTCGGTAACGGCGACCCGCGCGCCGCCGAGCGGACGTTCCAGTTGCTCAATCAGGTGATCGGCCGCGCCGGGCGCGAGCAGGGCCGTGGCGTCGGTTACCTGCAGACCCACCAGCCCGAACACCCCGTGATGAAGGCATTGGTCGCGAGCGACCGCGAGGCATTTTACGCGAGCGAGATCGAGGCGCGCGAACGCGCCGGCTATCCGCCGTTCGGCCGGCTCGCCAGCCTGATCATCTCCGCAGGCGACCGCCCGACCGCGGAAGGCTTTGCGCGCAGGCTCGCTGCGGTCGCGCCGATCGACGAGCGCATCCAGGTGCTCGGCCCCGCCGAGGCGCCGCTTGCCGTCATCAAGGGCCGCTACCGGTTCCGCCTGCTGGTGAAGTCGCTGCGCAATGTCGACCTGTCGGAATATTTGCGCGAATGGCTGGCCGCCGGGCCGAAGACCAAGGGCAATCTCAAGCTCGAGGTCGACGTCGATCCGCAGAGCTTTTTGTAG
- a CDS encoding tyrosine recombinase XerC, which produces MAKEVPALQPIELDCADEGLAREMTRWLTHLRAERRLSPKTLEAYARDLRQCLTFLSQHWGARVTLKGFAALEATDVRAFMAMRRADDIAGRSLMRALAGLRSFARYLEREGKGKVGALSAIRAPKVAKSLPKPIQMDAAKRFADADERAGEERDPWILARDAAVMALLYGSGLRISEALGLKRRDVPKPGEGDVLIVTGKGNKTRMVPVLQNVLALIADYVAMCPHSLPPAGPIFVGARGGPLSPRIIQLTMERLRGALGLPDSATPHALRHSFATHLLSRGGDLRAIQELLGHASLSTTQIYTGVDSERLLEVYKSAHPRG; this is translated from the coding sequence ATGGCAAAGGAAGTTCCGGCACTGCAACCGATCGAGCTCGACTGCGCCGACGAAGGCCTCGCGCGGGAGATGACGCGCTGGCTGACGCATCTGCGCGCCGAACGGCGGCTCTCGCCGAAGACGCTCGAAGCCTACGCCCGCGACCTCCGCCAATGCCTCACTTTTCTGAGCCAGCACTGGGGCGCCCGGGTCACGCTGAAGGGGTTTGCCGCGCTGGAGGCCACCGACGTCAGGGCCTTCATGGCGATGCGCCGCGCCGACGACATTGCCGGGCGTTCACTGATGCGGGCGCTGGCGGGCCTGCGTTCATTCGCCCGCTATCTCGAACGCGAAGGCAAAGGCAAGGTCGGCGCCCTGTCCGCCATCCGCGCGCCCAAGGTTGCAAAGAGCCTGCCGAAGCCGATCCAGATGGACGCCGCCAAGCGCTTTGCGGATGCCGACGAGCGCGCCGGCGAGGAACGCGATCCCTGGATTCTGGCGCGCGACGCCGCCGTCATGGCGCTGCTCTACGGCTCGGGCCTGCGCATCTCCGAGGCGCTCGGACTGAAGCGGCGCGACGTGCCCAAACCAGGCGAGGGCGACGTCCTCATCGTGACCGGCAAGGGCAACAAGACCCGGATGGTGCCGGTGCTGCAAAACGTGCTGGCGCTGATCGCCGATTACGTTGCGATGTGCCCGCATTCGTTGCCCCCCGCCGGACCCATTTTCGTCGGCGCGCGCGGCGGACCGCTTTCGCCGCGGATCATCCAGCTCACCATGGAGCGGCTGCGCGGCGCGCTCGGCCTGCCCGACAGCGCCACGCCCCATGCGCTGCGGCATTCCTTCGCGACCCATTTGCTCAGCCGCGGCGGCGATTTGCGCGCGATCCAGGAACTGCTCGGCCACGCCTCGCTCTCGACCACGCAGATCTATACCGGCGTCGACAGCGAACGGCTTTTGGAAGTGTACAAGAGCGCGCATCCGCGGGGATGA
- a CDS encoding DUF4337 domain-containing protein, which produces MGAHESMEHAEHAEHASGSNKKIALLIAVIALFLALSETLGKGAQTEAISKNVEASNLWAFFQAKSIRRTVVQATAEHAKLSLGTVGDDASKAALQKQIDDWNKTAQRYRSEPETGEGSEELAKRAKHAEHERDEATAKYHHYEIASAAFQIGIVLASATIITGMIVLAWVSGALAIAGIAITALGLYAPHLLHLH; this is translated from the coding sequence ATGGGCGCACATGAAAGCATGGAGCATGCGGAGCATGCCGAGCACGCTTCGGGCTCGAACAAGAAGATCGCGCTGCTGATCGCCGTGATCGCCTTGTTTCTGGCGCTGTCGGAAACGCTGGGCAAGGGCGCGCAGACCGAAGCCATCAGCAAGAATGTCGAGGCTTCGAACCTCTGGGCGTTCTTCCAGGCCAAGAGCATCCGCCGCACCGTGGTGCAGGCCACGGCCGAGCACGCCAAGCTCAGCCTCGGAACCGTCGGCGACGATGCGTCAAAGGCGGCGCTGCAGAAGCAGATCGACGACTGGAACAAGACCGCGCAGCGCTACCGTTCGGAGCCGGAAACCGGCGAGGGTTCGGAAGAACTTGCCAAGCGGGCCAAGCACGCCGAGCACGAGCGCGACGAGGCCACCGCAAAGTATCATCACTACGAAATCGCCTCGGCCGCCTTCCAGATCGGCATCGTGCTGGCTTCCGCCACCATCATCACCGGCATGATCGTGCTGGCCTGGGTGTCGGGCGCGCTGGCGATCGCGGGCATCGCGATTACCGCGCTCGGCCTCTACGCGCCGCATCTGTTGCATCTGCATTGA